In Lentilitoribacter sp. Alg239-R112, the following proteins share a genomic window:
- a CDS encoding DUF1801 domain-containing protein, which yields MKSSEIDQWLDAYDNPMKPVVIAMREIITQADPRVEECIKWQAPTFTYKGNIASFHPNSKKHASLLFHKGAEIEGNFPNLQGDGKEARTFKVSDLDDLAEKQDELSLIIKSWCDLKDKS from the coding sequence ATGAAAAGTTCCGAAATAGACCAATGGCTTGACGCCTATGACAATCCAATGAAACCTGTCGTCATTGCAATGCGAGAGATTATAACGCAAGCTGACCCACGCGTGGAAGAATGCATAAAATGGCAAGCACCCACATTCACATACAAGGGAAACATCGCCTCATTTCACCCTAATTCAAAGAAACATGCGTCGCTGTTGTTTCATAAAGGGGCAGAAATTGAAGGTAATTTCCCCAACCTGCAAGGCGATGGCAAAGAGGCCCGCACATTCAAAGTTTCCGACCTTGATGACCTTGCTGAAAAACAAGATGAGCTGTCTTTGATTATTAAAAGCTGGTGCGATTTAAAAGATAAGTCATGA
- a CDS encoding sensor domain-containing diguanylate cyclase — protein sequence MKSLQKIGSLIAADKLLDLVQQPAVLTNDSGAIIYCNQAFDDLFKAQIPDIFNQNITQLIDRKDSDAIIEYLGGTDANSDQELKVNLAENSGNTKLIVKYLTTDDDGNKLFVGLGSIAHSIPNLELINAKANEKRLQMALEHESRHDALTGLANRRKLVEDQDAIFEFASQSDAAPAYAVMRIDLDRFKRVNDNYGHAAGDAVLVHVSEIFTKIVGSKGSVARMGGDEFSILITRERREREILKIAEQIMEEVAKPFSYKGTALQFGVSIGIASSAFQGADPAQTQANAEQALYEAKESGQNCIRFFSERFIDEEEYYGT from the coding sequence GTGAAGTCTTTGCAAAAAATTGGCAGCTTGATAGCTGCCGATAAATTATTGGATTTGGTTCAGCAACCCGCTGTTTTGACGAATGATTCTGGCGCTATCATATATTGCAATCAGGCATTTGATGATTTATTCAAAGCTCAAATTCCTGATATTTTCAACCAGAATATCACCCAACTCATTGATCGTAAGGACAGCGACGCGATCATCGAATATTTAGGTGGTACGGACGCGAATTCTGATCAAGAATTGAAAGTTAATCTTGCGGAAAATAGCGGCAATACCAAACTTATTGTCAAATATCTGACTACAGATGATGATGGAAATAAGCTATTTGTAGGTCTTGGTAGTATCGCTCACAGCATCCCGAACTTAGAACTCATTAATGCTAAAGCAAACGAAAAACGATTGCAGATGGCACTGGAACATGAAAGCCGTCATGATGCGCTGACGGGCCTTGCCAATCGCCGCAAACTTGTCGAGGATCAAGATGCAATTTTTGAATTTGCATCCCAAAGTGATGCGGCCCCGGCTTATGCGGTAATGAGAATTGATCTTGATCGCTTCAAGCGGGTAAATGACAATTATGGACACGCCGCAGGCGATGCGGTGCTTGTGCATGTCAGCGAAATATTCACTAAAATCGTTGGTAGTAAGGGCAGTGTCGCGCGTATGGGCGGCGATGAATTTAGTATTTTGATAACGCGAGAGCGCCGTGAACGTGAAATTCTAAAAATTGCAGAACAAATCATGGAAGAGGTGGCTAAACCCTTCTCCTATAAAGGCACTGCGTTGCAATTCGGTGTCAGCATTGGTATAGCGTCCAGTGCGTTTCAGGGGGCCGATCCGGCGCAAACACAGGCCAATGCCGAGCAGGCACTTTATGAAGCAAAAGAAAGCGGCCAGAATTGTATTCGTTTCTTTTCCGAACGCTTTATCGATGAAGAAGAATATTACGGTACCTAG
- a CDS encoding sigma-54 dependent transcriptional regulator, producing MDEVAQHTVLVIDDDREMRDSLEQLLTSSGFKPILLPNAKTAKASIENELPDVVLCDVRMPGITGLELLEQLKPESAAPIVMMSAHGDIPMAVDALQKGAYSFLEKPFDPRRLLNILKNAASMHRLAEREKRLRARLADLTDLDKVLLGESDVIKSLKREILDLADANASVLLVGETGTGKELVARAIHNLGNRSEEPFIAVNCAAIPQSQFEEMIFGVEGSGEQGVEGLLQQANKGTLFLDELKAMPLEFQAKILRVIETGEYHRVGASQQIKSDFRIISTSDEPLEQAAKRGEFRNDLLYRVNTVVLSLPGLRHRPDDIELLFSHFTNRFATIYEVSVPTLTSDDIAVLMSYDWPGNVRELSSVCERRVLASRRGNGSVKSALALDEDLDVPENLRGAVAAFERQLISKALAAHNGRMDAVAEALGISRRTLNEKIVKLDLDKDKAIGQSSR from the coding sequence ATGGATGAGGTCGCACAGCACACAGTTTTAGTCATAGATGATGACCGTGAAATGCGCGATTCCTTGGAGCAACTGCTTACCAGCAGCGGCTTTAAACCCATCCTCTTACCCAACGCGAAAACAGCCAAAGCCAGTATTGAAAATGAATTACCGGATGTCGTTTTGTGTGATGTGAGAATGCCTGGTATTACAGGACTAGAGCTGCTGGAGCAGCTAAAGCCGGAAAGCGCAGCACCAATCGTCATGATGTCTGCTCATGGCGATATTCCCATGGCGGTAGATGCTTTACAGAAGGGCGCTTATAGCTTTCTCGAAAAACCGTTTGATCCGCGACGGCTTCTTAATATCTTAAAAAATGCAGCATCCATGCATCGTTTGGCAGAGCGTGAAAAACGTCTACGTGCGCGGCTCGCTGATCTGACTGATCTTGATAAAGTTTTGTTGGGTGAGAGTGATGTGATCAAATCGCTCAAGCGGGAAATTCTGGATTTGGCGGATGCTAATGCCAGTGTTTTACTTGTTGGAGAAACAGGCACCGGCAAAGAGCTGGTCGCTCGTGCCATCCACAATTTAGGAAATCGTTCGGAAGAACCTTTCATTGCAGTCAATTGCGCTGCGATCCCGCAAAGTCAATTTGAAGAGATGATCTTTGGTGTTGAAGGGAGCGGCGAACAGGGCGTTGAAGGTCTGTTGCAACAAGCGAATAAGGGCACATTGTTTTTGGACGAGTTGAAAGCGATGCCGCTGGAATTCCAAGCCAAAATTTTGCGTGTGATTGAAACGGGAGAATATCACCGCGTTGGTGCCAGCCAACAGATTAAGTCAGATTTTCGCATTATTTCTACGTCGGATGAGCCGTTGGAACAGGCCGCAAAACGTGGCGAATTTCGTAATGATTTACTCTATAGGGTCAATACGGTGGTATTGTCATTACCCGGATTGCGCCACCGACCTGATGATATTGAATTGCTATTTAGCCATTTTACAAATCGTTTTGCCACCATTTATGAAGTTTCAGTTCCAACGCTCACATCGGATGATATTGCTGTACTTATGAGTTATGATTGGCCCGGTAATGTGCGTGAACTTTCCAGCGTTTGCGAACGGCGCGTGTTAGCATCGCGGCGCGGAAACGGCTCGGTTAAATCGGCACTGGCGCTTGATGAAGACCTCGATGTACCTGAAAATTTACGTGGTGCGGTGGCGGCATTTGAACGGCAACTTATCTCCAAAGCGCTGGCTGCACATAATGGCCGCATGGATGCTGTTGCAGAAGCGCTTGGCATAAGTCGGCGTACGTTGAACGAAAAAATTGTCAAGCTTGATCTGGATAAAGATAAAGCTATTGGTCAATCAAGCCGTTGA
- the dctP gene encoding TRAP transporter substrate-binding protein DctP gives MKKTYVAALCGAMSLAFGADAMAAEWNVSLWGKRRAFTEHVEKLAELVSAKTNGEFTLNISYGGLSKNRENLDGISIGAFEMAQFCAGYHRDKNPSITVLELPFLGVSSLEEERKISQALYKHPAAVKDLARWNATLLMPSPLPQYNIVGVGDAPATLADFAGLTVRATGGIGAAMAAVDAVPTSMSATEVRQALDSGVVKAVAFAPHAHMSFGTVEAGKWWTTNLNPGTVNCPVVVNTDALASLSDAHKDALLGSVDEALDHYITTYNGKTMDAWGPVLEEKGIQQVTYTADELTAFREKVAGPAAAAWVSDNAAKGLPAQELLDLVTGMVGK, from the coding sequence ATGAAAAAAACTTATGTTGCTGCGCTTTGTGGCGCGATGTCACTGGCATTTGGTGCTGATGCAATGGCTGCTGAATGGAATGTATCACTTTGGGGTAAACGCCGCGCATTTACCGAACATGTTGAAAAACTTGCTGAGCTTGTGTCAGCAAAAACCAATGGTGAATTCACACTGAACATCTCCTATGGTGGCCTATCGAAAAACCGTGAAAACCTTGATGGTATTTCAATCGGTGCATTTGAAATGGCGCAATTTTGTGCTGGTTATCACCGTGATAAAAACCCGTCGATTACAGTGCTTGAATTGCCATTTTTGGGTGTAAGCTCGCTGGAAGAAGAGCGCAAAATTTCGCAAGCTCTTTATAAACATCCCGCAGCTGTCAAAGATTTGGCACGTTGGAATGCAACATTGCTTATGCCATCTCCATTGCCGCAATATAACATTGTTGGTGTTGGCGATGCGCCGGCAACACTTGCAGATTTTGCAGGTTTGACGGTTCGTGCAACAGGCGGCATTGGCGCTGCAATGGCAGCTGTTGATGCGGTTCCAACATCAATGTCAGCGACAGAAGTTCGCCAGGCACTTGATAGTGGCGTTGTTAAAGCGGTGGCATTTGCACCTCACGCTCACATGTCATTCGGTACAGTTGAAGCTGGTAAATGGTGGACGACGAACCTTAATCCAGGCACAGTAAATTGCCCGGTTGTGGTTAACACAGATGCGCTTGCTTCACTTTCTGATGCGCATAAAGATGCTCTATTAGGATCCGTTGATGAGGCGCTAGATCATTATATTACCACTTATAACGGTAAAACAATGGACGCTTGGGGCCCTGTGCTTGAAGAAAAAGGCATTCAGCAAGTTACCTATACCGCTGATGAGCTAACCGCGTTTCGTGAAAAAGTTGCTGGCCCTGCTGCTGCTGCTTGGGTGAGCGACAATGCTGCCAAAGGTCTACCGGCACAAGAGTTGCTAGACCTAGTCACCGGCATGGTTGGCAAGTAA
- a CDS encoding carbon-nitrogen hydrolase family protein yields MDVDQGLKIASAATSISADIEENAALIIANIEAAAAAGARLVQFPEAALSGYVKAQIKTWSSYDWLLLDQKLNEVREAAKARKIWIVVGSAQKQENKRPTNCLHVINDLGERVACYDKRFCSHSEMTYWYSAGKKPVTFEIDDFTFGCVICIEVHFPELFSEYETLDVDCLLFSAYNRDEMFVTQAQGHAACNNYWISYCGPKQCQKDCTNVIIGPDGCIQMRNVEESELLISTLDKSDPRYDVALNKARPWRRLARTRSIYD; encoded by the coding sequence ATGGACGTAGACCAGGGATTAAAAATTGCGAGTGCTGCAACCTCCATATCTGCTGATATTGAGGAGAACGCTGCGTTAATCATTGCAAATATTGAAGCTGCGGCGGCGGCGGGTGCTCGGCTTGTTCAGTTTCCAGAAGCCGCATTATCGGGTTATGTGAAGGCGCAAATCAAAACATGGAGTAGTTATGATTGGCTTCTCCTTGATCAAAAGCTCAATGAAGTCCGCGAAGCAGCCAAAGCGCGAAAAATTTGGATCGTGGTTGGCAGTGCACAGAAGCAAGAAAATAAACGTCCGACAAATTGCCTCCATGTAATTAATGATCTCGGAGAGCGCGTTGCTTGCTACGACAAGCGGTTTTGCTCCCATTCGGAAATGACCTACTGGTACTCAGCAGGCAAAAAACCAGTTACATTTGAGATAGATGATTTCACATTTGGCTGCGTCATATGTATTGAAGTGCATTTTCCCGAACTCTTTAGCGAATATGAAACGCTTGATGTCGATTGCCTGCTATTTTCTGCCTACAATCGCGATGAAATGTTCGTCACGCAAGCGCAAGGCCATGCAGCTTGCAACAATTATTGGATTTCATATTGCGGTCCAAAACAATGCCAGAAGGATTGCACAAACGTCATCATAGGCCCCGATGGATGCATTCAGATGCGGAACGTTGAAGAAAGTGAACTTCTCATCAGTACACTCGATAAATCCGACCCTAGATACGATGTTGCACTGAACAAGGCACGACCGTGGCGACGGCTCGCTCGAACACGCAGCATTTATGATTAA
- a CDS encoding nuclear transport factor 2 family protein, whose product MNKMPIEITNFFLAMQAGPSGWELLKSLFAEDAEYTEPFSGASAPHKGRDAIISAFDNSRNDEFNDAVINLSSVEIDGHVITVGWTCISKAIPGGQGSGKNVFTMSNGKITSLVTTLDMG is encoded by the coding sequence ATGAATAAGATGCCAATCGAAATTACAAATTTCTTTCTAGCAATGCAAGCAGGTCCGTCGGGTTGGGAGCTGCTAAAATCTTTGTTTGCAGAAGATGCAGAATATACTGAACCATTTTCAGGTGCCAGCGCACCTCATAAGGGCCGCGATGCAATTATTTCAGCATTTGACAACAGTCGCAATGATGAGTTCAACGATGCGGTAATCAACCTGAGTTCGGTGGAAATTGATGGCCACGTTATCACGGTTGGCTGGACTTGCATTTCTAAAGCCATTCCGGGGGGCCAAGGCAGTGGCAAAAATGTCTTTACAATGAGTAATGGAAAAATCACCTCCTTGGTAACAACATTGGACATGGGGTAA
- a CDS encoding TRAP transporter small permease: MAGSSSVLTDDTLLSRLDRALYALEGKLALLSGLAVFSLMILAVVSVTGRNAINQPLPGYVDWIEQAMPLIAFMGVSYTQRLGGHIRMDLFIGMLNGRALWVVELLTTFIILLVMILLVWGSFAHFQRSFDFSAPMWSRDSSMDIAIPLWPAKLLAPIAFSVLCARLVLQCWGYIRAIVNNERSPIAVPLIEDAATQAANEAATVSDFDNEAKTSGGVSS, from the coding sequence ATGGCAGGCTCATCTTCTGTTTTAACTGATGACACGTTGCTTAGTCGGCTTGATCGGGCGCTATATGCGCTTGAAGGTAAATTGGCTTTGCTCAGCGGCTTGGCCGTATTTTCGCTCATGATTTTGGCCGTGGTATCGGTTACGGGTCGTAATGCGATCAATCAACCTTTGCCGGGCTATGTTGATTGGATAGAGCAGGCTATGCCGCTCATTGCCTTTATGGGGGTGTCTTATACCCAGCGATTGGGCGGGCATATCCGCATGGATTTGTTTATCGGCATGCTAAACGGGCGCGCATTATGGGTGGTTGAGCTTCTCACAACATTTATTATTCTTCTGGTTATGATCCTTTTGGTCTGGGGTTCATTCGCCCATTTTCAACGTAGTTTTGATTTTAGTGCGCCAATGTGGAGCAGGGATTCATCCATGGATATTGCTATCCCGCTTTGGCCAGCCAAGCTTTTGGCACCCATTGCTTTTTCTGTTCTATGCGCAAGATTAGTCTTGCAATGCTGGGGGTATATACGCGCCATTGTCAACAATGAGCGCTCACCGATTGCTGTGCCCCTTATTGAGGATGCCGCAACACAAGCAGCCAATGAAGCAGCTACGGTTTCTGACTTTGACAATGAAGCTAAGACCTCAGGAGGAGTATCCTCATGA
- a CDS encoding DUF2461 domain-containing protein, with product MSTGFTKETFDFLTELKVNNTKEWFERNKARYDEHWVAAAVGFINAVSPMMEGLDPMHKTKAKINGSLRRINRDVRFSKNKSPYNARLHMVFWTGDHPQRSPALHIVLHPDHVGYGAGEWGMSPEKLLTCRNALRDPSRVEALNAAINQAGDVGCELNKEDLKRMPKGFEDVTGETAMSLLKRKAFVVRNMDKGISVDDFIGPDGMEKVQEVSQKLAPFNKWLCDLD from the coding sequence ATGAGTACTGGATTTACTAAGGAGACATTCGATTTTCTGACAGAACTTAAAGTCAATAATACCAAGGAATGGTTTGAGCGTAATAAAGCGCGATATGACGAACATTGGGTGGCTGCTGCGGTTGGATTTATCAACGCGGTTTCTCCTATGATGGAGGGGTTAGACCCCATGCACAAGACCAAGGCCAAGATCAATGGGTCGTTGCGTCGGATCAATCGTGATGTCCGTTTTTCAAAAAATAAATCACCCTATAATGCGCGGCTTCATATGGTGTTTTGGACAGGCGATCACCCGCAACGTTCGCCCGCTTTGCATATTGTTTTGCATCCCGATCATGTGGGCTACGGTGCGGGCGAGTGGGGTATGAGCCCAGAGAAGCTTTTAACATGTCGCAATGCGTTGCGCGATCCATCCCGCGTGGAGGCGCTTAATGCTGCAATTAATCAGGCAGGTGATGTGGGGTGCGAGTTGAACAAAGAAGACCTAAAACGTATGCCCAAGGGATTTGAAGATGTAACAGGTGAAACCGCCATGTCTCTTTTAAAGCGCAAGGCTTTTGTTGTTCGCAATATGGATAAAGGAATATCCGTTGATGATTTTATTGGCCCAGATGGCATGGAAAAGGTGCAAGAAGTTTCGCAAAAACTTGCGCCATTTAATAAATGGCTGTGCGATCTAGATTGA
- a CDS encoding TRAP transporter large permease — MTSIEIGITVSFIMLIMVVLGMRVAFAAALAGLGGLIWIFWSKKGYDPSQFMWALTVSAKTAGQVPHSKVASQALSLIPTFILIGYLAYYAGLTKALFDAAKKWVGWLPGGLGVATVFATAGFAAVSGASVATSAVFARIAIPEMLAVGYDKKFAAGVVAAGGTLASLIPPSAILVIYAIIVEQDVGLLLLAGFLPGAVSAIIYGGLVVCLALTFKNFGPPVGGFTWMERFKSLPGTAPIFIVVLLIILFVYNPFGGDAWGTPTEGGALGAFVVFCIAVAKGMRWPQLKNALLETAKLSVMIFTIIWGVLIYVRFLGFADLPSAFSDWITSLDQSPILTLIFILLAYAVLGMFMDAIGMLLLTLPVVYPAVMALNGGEGVSAADSAFGMSGIMCAVWFGILVVKMAELCLITPPIGLNCFVVAGVREDISVQDVFKGASPFFVADAITIAVLIAFPGIVLFLPKLLAGG; from the coding sequence ATGACCTCAATCGAAATTGGTATAACGGTCAGTTTTATCATGCTGATCATGGTTGTTTTGGGTATGCGTGTGGCCTTTGCCGCCGCCCTTGCTGGCCTTGGTGGCTTAATCTGGATATTCTGGTCCAAGAAGGGGTATGATCCAAGCCAGTTTATGTGGGCGTTGACTGTATCTGCCAAAACGGCGGGGCAGGTGCCACATTCCAAAGTTGCCTCTCAAGCGTTATCTCTTATCCCGACATTTATCCTCATTGGTTATCTTGCTTATTATGCAGGCTTGACCAAAGCACTGTTTGATGCCGCCAAAAAATGGGTTGGCTGGCTCCCCGGTGGTTTAGGTGTTGCTACAGTGTTTGCCACTGCCGGATTTGCCGCAGTATCTGGCGCATCTGTTGCCACATCAGCGGTGTTTGCCCGTATTGCCATTCCTGAAATGCTGGCCGTTGGCTATGATAAAAAGTTTGCAGCTGGCGTCGTTGCTGCAGGTGGTACATTGGCATCCCTCATTCCGCCATCGGCCATATTGGTGATCTACGCCATTATTGTCGAGCAAGATGTGGGCCTTTTGCTGCTGGCAGGCTTTTTGCCAGGTGCTGTGTCTGCTATTATTTATGGTGGGCTTGTTGTGTGCCTCGCGCTCACGTTTAAGAATTTTGGTCCTCCCGTTGGTGGTTTTACATGGATGGAGCGATTTAAATCACTCCCTGGAACCGCGCCAATTTTCATTGTGGTTCTGCTTATTATCTTATTTGTCTACAATCCCTTTGGTGGCGACGCATGGGGCACGCCAACGGAAGGTGGAGCTTTGGGTGCATTTGTTGTGTTCTGCATAGCCGTAGCGAAAGGCATGCGTTGGCCGCAGCTAAAAAATGCACTGCTGGAAACAGCAAAACTTTCCGTCATGATCTTTACCATCATTTGGGGTGTTCTCATCTATGTGCGCTTTCTAGGTTTTGCTGATTTACCCAGTGCGTTTTCCGACTGGATCACATCACTTGATCAAAGCCCGATATTGACGCTGATTTTCATTCTTTTGGCATATGCAGTTTTGGGCATGTTTATGGACGCCATTGGCATGTTGCTGCTCACATTACCCGTTGTTTATCCTGCTGTTATGGCGCTTAATGGTGGTGAGGGCGTATCTGCCGCTGATAGTGCATTTGGCATGAGTGGCATTATGTGTGCGGTCTGGTTCGGTATTTTGGTGGTTAAGATGGCCGAGCTTTGTCTGATCACGCCACCCATAGGGCTCAATTGTTTTGTGGTGGCGGGTGTGCGTGAAGATATCTCTGTGCAGGATGTTTTCAAAGGTGCGTCACCGTTTTTTGTAGCTGATGCGATTACGATTGCAGTACTGATTGCCTTCCCCGGAATTGTCCTATTCTTGCCCAAACTGCTTGCTGGAGGTTAA
- a CDS encoding LuxR C-terminal-related transcriptional regulator: MSLDPNILQALSSALSDLKNNPQKPIPASIIEALAPIAKPGIKLKLDMDASHTIGAPLVVIDQAGQQADESQLFASLTKRQKQVAELIIDGRSNPEIADSLGISLATVKDHVHAILSRLELNSRVALIKAAHHSAQA, encoded by the coding sequence ATGTCTTTAGATCCGAACATATTGCAAGCCTTGTCCAGTGCGTTGTCTGATTTAAAAAATAATCCGCAAAAGCCTATTCCCGCATCAATTATCGAGGCGCTGGCGCCAATTGCAAAACCGGGAATAAAACTCAAATTGGATATGGATGCCAGCCACACGATAGGTGCGCCTTTGGTGGTCATTGACCAAGCAGGCCAGCAGGCTGATGAAAGCCAACTATTTGCCAGCCTGACAAAGCGCCAAAAACAGGTCGCAGAGCTGATAATTGATGGACGTTCAAACCCTGAAATTGCAGATAGTCTTGGCATTTCGCTCGCCACCGTTAAAGATCATGTCCACGCTATTTTATCGCGCCTTGAATTAAATTCCCGCGTGGCTCTTATCAAAGCCGCGCATCATTCTGCCCAAGCTTAG
- a CDS encoding helix-turn-helix transcriptional regulator — translation MAEQFGLILKEWRGKRRMSQLDLGLTANVSARHISFLETGRSKPSKSMVMMLSDVLDMPNAIRNSFLGTAGFAPAYQNRALDNEDLAYVREAVNWTLDRHDPYPAFALDRHWNIVKANKSANVMLSGAGVTEGDSLLEALLDKEGISNALENWEEVMHNFIIRLRTESNHLGGDPVLDKAIESMAARLGNAPLINEGNASAVISARYRFGETTLSLFSTISSFGSAEDIALSELKIEMMFPSDEATRQAFLAMTST, via the coding sequence ATGGCAGAGCAGTTTGGATTAATATTAAAAGAATGGCGTGGCAAAAGGCGCATGAGCCAGTTAGATTTGGGACTAACGGCAAATGTATCAGCACGACATATTTCATTTTTGGAAACCGGGCGTTCCAAGCCAAGCAAATCTATGGTCATGATGCTATCTGATGTTTTGGATATGCCAAATGCAATACGCAATTCATTCCTCGGCACTGCTGGTTTTGCGCCTGCCTACCAAAATCGTGCGCTTGATAATGAAGATCTGGCCTATGTACGTGAGGCAGTGAATTGGACACTTGATCGGCATGATCCATATCCCGCATTTGCGCTTGATCGGCACTGGAACATTGTAAAGGCGAATAAGTCTGCGAATGTAATGCTATCCGGTGCGGGAGTTACCGAAGGTGACAGTCTGCTTGAAGCCTTGTTAGATAAAGAAGGTATCAGCAATGCACTCGAAAACTGGGAAGAGGTGATGCATAATTTTATCATCCGCTTGCGCACAGAAAGCAATCATTTAGGCGGAGATCCGGTGCTTGATAAGGCAATCGAGAGCATGGCTGCGCGATTAGGAAATGCTCCGCTTATCAACGAAGGAAACGCCTCTGCCGTTATCTCGGCGCGTTACCGTTTTGGTGAGACAACGCTTTCGCTTTTTTCGACTATTTCGTCTTTTGGCAGCGCTGAAGATATTGCGCTTTCTGAACTCAAGATTGAGATGATGTTTCCTTCAGACGAAGCGACGCGTCAGGCTTTTTTAGCTATGACAAGCACCTAA
- a CDS encoding ATP-binding protein: MDHTFSKTRRSVIVALMVITLISIAVLFVSAVSYFRGEEVSEANARLSLYTRSVNETLQRFQHLPYVLARDALVVSVAGQDKRPDILNIRLRQYADEASLEAIYLMDGQGLVLSASNFAQKQSFIGKNYGFRPYFLSSSEGNRGEFFGVGATTGRPGYFVSETVTSYDGDFLGVIAIKLDMSELQAAWEAAAERVFVSNADGVVVLSSNKDWLYKLLKPLNEQQLDEIKKGRQFGDQNLELLDWQQDTQNEATFQNDRFIYVSNPSDRLGWTVHYLLDEKRIYERATLTTAIFGVAIICLVLFSTFLRSRRIGTALQISQNDREQLRVANAELEMAQTELEKTSKLAALGQLSASVTHELGQPISALRNYLTAAEISGDIANEQTRLKLFRVTERMENITKQLRFFIRSNDDGFQQVDLRKVASVAIELLEHKVDAAKVMLTTQLGDAPALVMGNQLRLEQVIVNLVSNSIGAIEDEEGGQIDISIEASGKYVILKVKDNGVGFGDRSLEILTEPFHTTKASGEGMGLGLSIASEIIREHNGKITAETPAEGGSCFSIFLPAINP, encoded by the coding sequence TTGGATCATACATTCAGTAAAACACGCCGCAGCGTCATTGTTGCGTTGATGGTGATCACGCTTATCAGCATTGCGGTTTTATTTGTCTCAGCTGTGTCTTATTTTCGTGGTGAAGAAGTATCCGAGGCTAATGCAAGGCTTTCGTTGTATACGCGTTCGGTCAATGAAACACTGCAACGATTTCAGCATCTCCCATATGTTTTGGCGCGTGACGCGCTTGTTGTCTCTGTTGCTGGTCAGGACAAAAGGCCTGATATATTGAACATTCGGTTGCGGCAATATGCGGATGAAGCCTCGCTTGAAGCCATTTATTTAATGGATGGGCAAGGGCTGGTATTGTCGGCATCAAATTTTGCGCAGAAACAAAGTTTTATAGGCAAAAATTATGGGTTTCGACCATATTTCCTATCTTCAAGCGAAGGTAATCGTGGCGAATTTTTTGGCGTTGGCGCGACCACGGGGCGGCCCGGATATTTTGTCTCAGAAACCGTAACCAGCTATGATGGTGACTTTTTGGGTGTCATTGCAATCAAGCTTGATATGAGCGAGTTGCAAGCAGCATGGGAGGCTGCGGCTGAACGTGTGTTTGTGTCCAATGCAGACGGCGTTGTGGTGCTCTCTTCCAACAAAGATTGGTTATATAAGCTGCTTAAGCCACTTAATGAGCAGCAGCTTGATGAGATAAAGAAAGGTCGCCAATTTGGTGATCAAAATCTCGAACTATTGGACTGGCAACAAGATACACAGAACGAAGCCACCTTTCAAAATGATCGATTTATCTATGTGTCAAATCCATCGGATCGGCTTGGCTGGACAGTTCACTATCTGCTTGATGAGAAACGTATTTATGAACGGGCAACATTGACCACAGCCATTTTTGGCGTTGCGATTATTTGTCTGGTTCTGTTTTCCACATTTTTACGCTCTCGCCGTATTGGAACCGCACTACAGATTTCTCAAAATGACCGCGAACAGTTGCGCGTGGCAAATGCGGAATTGGAAATGGCACAGACCGAGCTTGAAAAAACGAGTAAGCTGGCGGCTTTAGGGCAGTTATCTGCCTCTGTGACGCATGAGTTGGGGCAACCCATATCTGCTTTACGTAATTATCTCACAGCGGCAGAAATTAGCGGAGATATTGCAAACGAACAGACACGCTTAAAGTTGTTTCGCGTAACAGAACGTATGGAAAATATCACCAAGCAGTTGCGGTTTTTCATCCGCTCCAATGATGATGGATTTCAACAGGTTGATCTGCGCAAAGTCGCAAGCGTTGCCATTGAATTGCTGGAACATAAGGTGGATGCGGCAAAGGTGATGCTAACCACGCAATTGGGCGATGCGCCTGCGCTGGTTATGGGCAACCAACTGCGGCTTGAACAAGTGATAGTTAATCTGGTGAGCAATAGTATTGGTGCAATTGAAGATGAGGAAGGTGGGCAAATTGATATCTCTATTGAAGCGTCAGGCAAATATGTGATTTTAAAGGTCAAGGATAATGGCGTTGGCTTTGGCGATCGCTCGTTAGAAATACTCACCGAACCATTTCACACCACCAAAGCATCGGGTGAGGGCATGGGGTTGGGCCTTTCAATCGCATCGGAAATCATCCGCGAACACAATGGCAAAATTACTGCTGAAACACCGGCTGAGGGTGGGAGTTGTTTTTCGATCTTCTTGCCCGCGATCAATCCGTGA